A region of Rhinoraja longicauda isolate Sanriku21f chromosome 1, sRhiLon1.1, whole genome shotgun sequence DNA encodes the following proteins:
- the LOC144600416 gene encoding uncharacterized protein LOC144600416, producing the protein MSESLPTDMPRDMPRDISLLGGGFNVGSHNRPDVQQQRQQQQRVRPPRIGLIIGGAGRLRRLRERLRLALGLARCGPSGAACNHNNLTAGEDSRRRERHCGLPSQ; encoded by the coding sequence AGTTTGCCAActgatatgccgcgggatatgccgcgggatatttctctgctgggcgggggcttcaatgtcgggagccacaaccgccccgacgtgcagcaacagcggcagcagcagcagcgtgttcgcccgccccggatcggacttatcatcggcggagccggccgtcttcggaggctgcgggagcggctgcgactcgccttgggcttggcccgctgtggaccgtccggtgcggcctgcaaccacaacaacctgactgcgggcgaggacagcaggagaagggaaagacattgtggccttccatcacagtga